A window of Penaeus monodon isolate SGIC_2016 chromosome 40, NSTDA_Pmon_1, whole genome shotgun sequence contains these coding sequences:
- the LOC119597810 gene encoding uncharacterized protein LOC119597810, with the protein MDTRRLTQYVICVCVILTTVTLAQGQIKRCFACRSRGALGDCKDPFRFNSTHLVPGVKDEPCASGWCSKRIEGKKDGKDHDLAIERQCLQRSPPDDKERCSEALVGHRKIFICFCYGDLCNSASGIKPSFLLLFIPLAFQMLSSRF; encoded by the exons ATGGATACAAGAAGATTAACGCAATATGTAATCTGCGTATGTGTGATACTAACAACGGTGACTTTAGCACAAG GTCAGATAAAGCGCTGCTTTGCGTGCAGGTCTCGAGGTGCACTTGGAGACTGCAAAGATCCTTTTAGATTTAACTCAACACATCTGGTGCCTGGAGTAAAAGACGAGCCATGTGCCTCGGGTTGGTGTTCTAAGAGgattgaaggaaagaaagatggaaaag ATCATGATCTTGCAATTGAACGACAGTGTCTCCAGCGGTCTCCACCAGACGATAAAGAAAGATGTTCAGAAGCTTTAGTTGGTCATAGAAAG atatttatatgtttttgctATGGAGATTTGTGCAACTCTGCTTCAGGAATCAAGCCTTCCTTTTTGTTGCTGTTCATACCTCTAGCATTTCAGATGCTATCTAGTCGGTTCTGA